A window of Candidatus Marinimicrobia bacterium CG08_land_8_20_14_0_20_45_22 genomic DNA:
GGCAGGATGTGCGTGGAGAGAATGACCGTATGTTCATAGGCAAGGCTTTTAATTAGTTCGCGCACTTCGATGATCTGTTTCGGGTCTAAACCGACAGTCGGTTCATCAAGAACCAACAACGGCGGATTGTTCAACAACGCCTGCGCTAATCCGACGCGCTGTTTGTACCCTTTGGACAGTTTGGAAATGTGTTTTTCCAAAACGTCGGTGATAGCCATTCGTTCGGCGACGCGATGAATCTCGACGTCAATGGTTTTCTTATCAACGCCTTTGATCGCGGCGACGAATCGTAAATAATCCACGACGCGCATATCAGAATACAGCGGCGGATTTTCCGGCAGATAACCAATCCGCTTTTTGACTTCGATTCCCTGATCGAACACATCGAAACCGGCAACCCTGACCGTTCCCGATGAGGCGGGCATAAAACCCGTGATGATTCTCATGGTCGTTGTTTTACCGGCGGCGTTAGGTCCCAGAAAGCCAAGTATTTCACCTTTTTCAACGGTAAACGAGATGTCATCCACCGCGAGGACGCTCCCATAGTGTTTAACCAGATTTTTTACTTCAATCACTCGTTCCTCCTGTTAGAAAGTACTCACGTTTCGTTTTATCGACGAATTTCCACGCGTTGCTCCAAACTGATGAAATTCGATCGGTCGTCGGAATTTGGCGGGCGAATTTGATAACGTCCAATTCCTTAAGCAATATGCCGACCTTCAATTGCGTCGTCTCGTCAACATCAGTTTCACACAGCGCAATGATGATCTCGGTCGTGGTCAATTCCAGCGCCCGAATGAAGTATCTTCGTTCGATATATTCACGGATGATTTGCGAAATTTCGGAATAGTACTGCATTTGTTCTTCGACAGTTTTAAAAGTTTTTCCTTTCAATTGCTCTAATTTTCGGAAAGCCGCTACGTGAGGCGCTTCGAGAAACCTCTCATCGAGCGCCAGCGGTGGATGCTCTCTTTTCCACTTCTGGTAATATTTCCACGCGCCATAACTCAATCCCATCAAAATGATTAAAAAAACGAGCAATCGCAACGGCAGAGTTCTACGAATCGGAAACGGCGGTTTGATGTCTTTTAGGTTGGTTTCTCCAGCCGGCAACACAGAAATGATGCGGATTTTCTGCGGATCGGTTTTAAATGTCATGATGGCAGTTGTATCCGACGGTGACAGAGCGCGAATTTCAAGCGGCGGGATAGTCACGATCCCAGTGTCAAAAACCGCCAGATCCAACGTCCATGTTTGCGTCAAACCGCCATCGATTTTCTCCGGTTCGG
This region includes:
- a CDS encoding MFS transporter produces the protein MIEVKNLVKHYGSVLAVDDISFTVEKGEILGFLGPNAAGKTTTMRIITGFMPASSGTVRVAGFDVFDQGIEVKKRIGYLPENPPLYSDMRVVDYLRFVAAIKGVDKKTIDVEIHRVAERMAITDVLEKHISKLSKGYKQRVGLAQALLNNPPLLVLDEPTVGLDPKQIIEVRELIKSLAYEHTVILSTHILPEVSMTCNRVVIINEGKVVAMDTPDNLTARLKGSESILLEVEGAIQDIQNELEKTPNVLSVAVQPLAIPDMAQYVVESTVGFD